A DNA window from Guyparkeria halophila contains the following coding sequences:
- a CDS encoding uroporphyrinogen-III synthase, translating into MSRVPEIPQAFRGCRVALPESRQIDILAGLLERRGATVTRCPLVSIHDSPDQDGVVAWIDRFLADGSMRDLIVLTGEGIARLHAASERHGRETAFLRKLERTRLIVRGPKPGRVLKRWGLQAEVQADRPTSDGVIATLKNLDQPAPRTGVVLYGTEPNIPLIRAVHEIGSEPVPVAPYVYASESETEAVLELVEQLADGRTDVILFTAQPQINRLLRIARNAGRDDALQAGLARAVVAAIGPVMAEHLEGLGIRVDVMPGRRFFMHPMVDALAEHLQRREAVS; encoded by the coding sequence ATGAGTCGCGTCCCCGAGATCCCGCAGGCCTTCCGCGGCTGCCGCGTCGCACTGCCCGAATCCCGCCAGATCGACATACTGGCCGGACTGCTGGAACGCCGTGGCGCCACGGTGACGCGCTGCCCGCTGGTCAGCATCCACGACTCGCCCGACCAGGACGGCGTGGTCGCGTGGATCGACCGTTTCCTGGCCGACGGCAGCATGCGCGACCTGATCGTGCTCACCGGCGAGGGCATCGCGCGCCTGCATGCCGCCTCCGAGCGCCATGGCCGCGAGACGGCGTTCCTGCGAAAACTGGAGCGCACTCGCCTGATCGTGCGCGGACCGAAGCCGGGACGCGTGCTCAAGCGCTGGGGACTACAGGCCGAGGTGCAGGCCGATCGCCCCACCAGCGACGGGGTGATCGCCACCCTGAAAAATCTCGACCAGCCGGCACCGCGCACCGGCGTGGTCCTCTACGGCACCGAGCCCAATATCCCTTTGATCCGCGCCGTCCACGAGATTGGCAGCGAGCCGGTGCCGGTCGCCCCCTACGTCTATGCAAGCGAGAGCGAGACCGAGGCGGTGCTCGAACTGGTCGAGCAGCTGGCCGACGGGCGGACCGACGTGATCCTGTTCACCGCACAGCCGCAGATCAACCGCCTGCTGCGGATCGCGCGCAACGCCGGGCGTGACGATGCCCTGCAGGCCGGGCTGGCACGCGCGGTGGTCGCCGCCATCGGCCCGGTGATGGCCGAACACCTGGAAGGCCTCGGCATCCGGGTCGACGTGATGCCCGGCCGGCGGTTTTTCATGCACCCCATGGTCGACGCGCTGGCCGAGCATTTGCAGCGCCGCGAGGCCGTCTCGTGA